The sequence below is a genomic window from Granulicatella elegans.
TTCAATTCATGAACCATATAATTCACTCGTTTTAATACTTCTTTTCTTGTCACAATTCCCACAAATTCTTTTTCATCATTCGTGATACATAAGAAATTACGATCCACTAATTCATTCAATACATCTTCAATTTCTGTATCAAATGTAATCGTTGGAAAATCCGTTTCCATTGCTTCTTTTACTTGAAAATCATGTAATTGACTTAAATCAATCTCTTCCAATGTTGCAACTTGATTCAAAATCATCGCTAATGAAATTAATCCTGTTAATTTATTTTGACGGTTGACAACTGGAATGAGAGAATAACGTACATGAGTTAAGACTAACATCGCATGATCTAATGTATGATCCTCTTCCAAAATCGCTACTTTGTCTGCTGCAATAAATAATTTATCCTTTTCTTCTAGTAATAAGTCTTGTACTACTCGATTAATCATGAATAAATCCTCTTTCTGCATCTAAGTGATACTGATAATGAAGTCCTTCTAACGGGTGATGTTTCATATCAAAATATTGTAATTCAATTTCTGATTTTGAATGAATCGTTAATACAGCATAAGTAGGAGTCATGGCAAAATGTCCTCTTGGATAAGAAACACTTCCTGAATTGATACATAATACTCCTTCATAAGTTTCCTCGTATAGTTTATGCGTATGCCCATAAAAAGCTACTTGAGCTCCTTGTTCTTTAGCAAACTTTGCTAATCGATACACTCCACTATTCACTGCTTGTAGATGACCATGCGTTACTAAAAATCGAATGCCACCTTCTTCAAACACTTCTACTTCCGGATAATTTGTATCATAATCACAATTTCCAGTTACTCGAAGACAGTTTTGAAAAACTTCATCTTCGTATGGAAATTCTGAATCGCCACAATGAATAAAACGAACATTTGCTTCTGATTGATAGTGTTCAATTACTTTTTGTAATGCCATTTTTTGACCGTGATTATCACTCATGATAATAATTTTCATACATTCACCTCTGACTATTGATTCACCGATTCTAGCCATTCTTCCCATTGTTCCACTAATAAGTGAACAGCTTTTGCACGATGACTGATTTTATTTTTTTCTTCACGTGTTAATTGCCCAAATGTTTTTTTGATTTCTGGGACGTAAAATAATGGATCATATCCAAATCCACCTTCTCCTGAAGGGAATTTTGCAATTTCTCCATCACAAATACCTTCAACAACTAAAGATTCATGATTTGGTGCAGCCATTACTAAGCAACAATGGAAATGTGCACTTCTTTTATCAGAAGGTAATTCCCCTAATTCAGCTAATAATTTTGCATTATTGGCAGCATCACTTTTTTGATTTCCAGCAAATCTTGCAGAATAAACTCCAGGTTGTCCGTCTAAATCATCCACACATAATCCTGAATCATCCGCTAATACAATTTTTTGAAGTCTTTCTGCAATAGTTTCTGCTTTTAAACGGGCATTTTCTTCAAATGTATGACCTGTTTCTGCTACATCTTCTAGTTCAGGAAAATCTAATAACGTTTTAACACAATATCCTTTTGGTTCAAAAATACTTGCAAATTCTTTTGCTTTTCCAACATTTTTTGTAGCGATGACTAATTCTTTTTGAGACATATTTTCCTCCATATAAAATTCTAAACAAACTTTCTCAACGGTTAATGGACTTCTATTTAACCAATTTTCCGCAATTTCTTTAAATAAAATGGGCGAACCAGTTGTATAGATTTCTAACGTTGGAGAAGGATTTGTTTCATAATTTTCTGCTAAATGATTAAAATCTAAT
It includes:
- the cbpB gene encoding cyclic-di-AMP-binding protein CbpB, with product MINRVVQDLLLEEKDKLFIAADKVAILEEDHTLDHAMLVLTHVRYSLIPVVNRQNKLTGLISLAMILNQVATLEEIDLSQLHDFQVKEAMETDFPTITFDTEIEDVLNELVDRNFLCITNDEKEFVGIVTRKEVLKRVNYMVHELNKKYELVEK
- a CDS encoding YfcE family phosphodiesterase → MKIIIMSDNHGQKMALQKVIEHYQSEANVRFIHCGDSEFPYEDEVFQNCLRVTGNCDYDTNYPEVEVFEEGGIRFLVTHGHLQAVNSGVYRLAKFAKEQGAQVAFYGHTHKLYEETYEGVLCINSGSVSYPRGHFAMTPTYAVLTIHSKSEIELQYFDMKHHPLEGLHYQYHLDAERGFIHD
- the racE gene encoding glutamate racemase, yielding MSKAIGFIDSGVGGLTVLKEALKQLPHESMIFLGDSARCPYGNRTVEEIQKFTKEMVQFLLKKDVKMIVIACNTATAVVLEELQGTLEIPVVGVIQPGSLAAIKQTKTQKIAVLGTHATIESDVYRKTLQKKNYELRVTSLECPKFVPLVESNQTDSPIAKKVVAQTLQPLMGKEFDTLILGCTHYPLLKQRIQAVVGPQVTLIDSGAETVSTVSALLDFNHLAENYETNPSPTLEIYTTGSPILFKEIAENWLNRSPLTVEKVCLEFYMEENMSQKELVIATKNVGKAKEFASIFEPKGYCVKTLLDFPELEDVAETGHTFEENARLKAETIAERLQKIVLADDSGLCVDDLDGQPGVYSARFAGNQKSDAANNAKLLAELGELPSDKRSAHFHCCLVMAAPNHESLVVEGICDGEIAKFPSGEGGFGYDPLFYVPEIKKTFGQLTREEKNKISHRAKAVHLLVEQWEEWLESVNQ